A region of Pyxidicoccus parkwaysis DNA encodes the following proteins:
- a CDS encoding DUF2634 domain-containing protein produces the protein MADELKTDLRLNFKDTGEVDLDWSADAGGAKTVGGKDNLVQALTLRLMIYRGHLEQLGHARYGSKVAELIGEPLDRQNLDLLRRYVRQALKEDPRVEDVTSLTVSARPDLPGAVDVRAIILATTGDEVELGLALDLG, from the coding sequence ATGGCCGACGAGCTGAAGACGGACCTCCGGCTCAACTTCAAGGACACCGGCGAGGTGGACCTCGACTGGTCCGCCGACGCGGGCGGCGCCAAGACGGTGGGTGGCAAGGACAACCTCGTCCAGGCCCTCACGCTGCGGCTGATGATCTACCGGGGACACCTGGAGCAGCTCGGCCATGCGCGCTACGGCAGCAAGGTGGCGGAGCTCATCGGCGAGCCGCTGGACCGACAGAACCTGGATTTGCTGCGCCGCTACGTGCGGCAGGCCCTCAAGGAAGACCCCCGCGTGGAGGACGTGACGAGCCTGACGGTCAGCGCCCGTCCGGACCTGCCCGGAGCGGTGGATGTCCGGGCCATCATCCTCGCCACCACGGGGGACGAGGTGGAGCTGGGGCTGGCGCTGGACCTCGGGTGA